One region of Deinococcus yavapaiensis KR-236 genomic DNA includes:
- a CDS encoding DUF6069 family protein gives MTQTAQTTTVPAIPTALRAGLIAGVVAAIVANAWYYASVAVTGRAYEELNLLSITVTAILPALIGALLYQRLARRVTNATLIFRAVGVTFAVLSTLPQFIQPLHEGFALATAPLHIIVGVIVVWLIPLLAPSGRHAK, from the coding sequence ATGACCCAGACCGCTCAGACAACCACCGTTCCCGCAATCCCGACCGCCCTGCGCGCGGGTCTGATCGCAGGCGTCGTTGCCGCTATCGTCGCCAACGCGTGGTACTACGCGTCGGTCGCCGTCACCGGACGCGCCTATGAGGAGCTCAACCTCTTGTCCATCACCGTGACAGCCATCCTTCCGGCCTTGATCGGCGCACTGCTGTATCAGCGATTGGCCCGTCGTGTCACGAACGCCACCCTGATCTTCCGTGCGGTCGGCGTCACCTTCGCCGTCCTCAGCACCCTCCCGCAATTCATCCAGCCGCTTCACGAGGGATTCGCCCTCGCCACCGCCCCCTTGCACATCATCGTCGGCGTGATCGTGGTGTGGCTGATTCCGTTGC
- a CDS encoding sugar phosphate isomerase/epimerase family protein, protein MDLFVFRPLWGVATPLRDALPAFRAQGYRGVEAPLPDVAHASGFKALVREHDLEYIPLIFTSDLGDGAPNFKAHLDSFQRELDVALTFAPTLVNVHAGVDHWSEREADAFFAGALDVERNAPVPVAFETHRGRTLFTPWATRRLVETFPDLRLTADFSHWVCVCERLLDDQLDTFHRIAPHVVHIHARVGFEEGPQVSDPRAPEFDLHLKTHERWWTLVWEAQRARGAQRSTLTPEFGPPPYQPVLPYTRAPVAPLADICDWMANRQAERFANFERARIP, encoded by the coding sequence ATGGACCTCTTCGTCTTCCGCCCCCTCTGGGGCGTCGCGACGCCCCTACGTGACGCGCTTCCCGCCTTCCGCGCCCAAGGATACCGAGGCGTGGAAGCACCCCTCCCGGACGTGGCGCACGCCTCGGGCTTCAAGGCACTCGTGCGCGAGCACGACCTCGAATACATCCCGCTGATCTTCACCAGCGATCTCGGCGACGGGGCCCCCAACTTCAAGGCGCATTTGGACAGCTTCCAGCGGGAACTCGACGTGGCGTTGACCTTCGCGCCGACCCTCGTGAACGTGCACGCGGGCGTCGATCATTGGAGCGAACGTGAAGCGGACGCGTTCTTCGCGGGCGCGCTCGACGTCGAGCGCAACGCTCCCGTGCCCGTCGCGTTCGAGACGCATCGTGGCCGCACGCTCTTCACGCCTTGGGCCACGCGCAGGCTCGTCGAGACCTTCCCGGACTTGCGCCTCACCGCCGACTTCAGCCACTGGGTGTGCGTGTGCGAGCGTCTCCTCGACGATCAACTCGACACGTTTCACCGAATCGCACCGCACGTCGTGCACATTCATGCGCGCGTCGGCTTCGAGGAAGGACCGCAAGTCTCCGATCCACGCGCGCCCGAGTTCGACCTTCACCTGAAAACGCACGAACGGTGGTGGACCCTCGTGTGGGAAGCGCAACGAGCGCGAGGCGCGCAGCGCTCGACGCTCACGCCCGAGTTCGGCCCACCGCCGTACCAACCGGTCTTGCCGTACACGCGGGCGCCCGTCGCCCCGCTCGCCGACATCTGTGATTGGATGGCGAACCGTCAAGCCGAGCGGTTCGCGAACTTCGAGCGCGCTCGAATCCCGTGA